The Nerophis ophidion isolate RoL-2023_Sa linkage group LG09, RoL_Noph_v1.0, whole genome shotgun sequence genome contains a region encoding:
- the gtf2a1l gene encoding TFIIA-alpha and beta-like factor, with the protein MLNNMGPVAKLYMSIIDDVIESMRELFLDEGLEDRVLDDLRHLWESKMMQSKAMDDFRRNNINSPNFVMQLPANYQRSDAELGASVVIPASQNIQSFPVKNNSEAVATFSLPAGLSYPVQIPAGVTLQTASGQLYKVNVPVVVTQAPAGQQTAKPPQNASERRGVSAPPQSAVQPSKTCPQDTAPEPTSSVNPPPSPHATLPPGQQNSTPQQETVTEPPQIQIASSPEPESTYEEDQSVSNPEPVDLSFKGSPIGQLFDFQISSEEALTAAAQFKSRDIDDILKEVIEEEQAKAARARNLAQTKSYDDPDAILGLDLDYNYSQLSDIVQLDGAADNSDLEDDDGVKPLEENDFLGMINAEAIKALQEGGGSSDGNSSSSSSDSDVADELEHVEDEDPLNSGDDVVEQDIPDLFDTENVIVCQYDKIHRSKNRWKFHLKDGVVCYGGRDYVFSKAIGEAEW; encoded by the exons ATGCTGAACAACATGGGCCCGGTG GCGAAGCTGTATATGTCCATCATTGATGATGTGATCGAGAGTATGAGGGAGCTTTTCCTGGATGAGGGCCTTGAAGACCGAGTGCTGGACGATTTACGCCAC CTTTGGGAGTCAAAGATGATGCAGTCGAAAGCCATGGACGACTTCAGGAGAAACAACATCAACTCGCCCAATTTTGTGATGCAGCTTCCGGCCAACTATCAGCGATCTGATGCAGAACTCGGAG CTTCAGTAGTAATTCCTGCAAGTCAAAACATCCAGAGTTTCCCTGTCAAG AACAACTCTGAGGCGGTTGCTACCTTCTCACTTCCTGCTGGCCTTTCCTACCCTGTGCAGATACCTGCTGGTGTCACTCTGCAAACAGCCTCTG GTCAACTGTACAAGGTAAATGTTCCTGTTGTAGTCACTCAGGCTCCAGCAGGCCAGCAGACAGCCAAACCTCCACAGAACGCCTCTGAGAGGCGAGGAGTTTCTGCTCCCCCCCAGTCTGCTGTCCAACCCAGTAAAACCTGTCCTCAGGACACGGCACCGGAGCCAACTTCTTCCGTCAACCCGCCGCCATCGCCACATGCCACTTTACCCCCCGGTCAACAGAACAGCACCCCCCAGCAGGAAACTGTCACTGAGCCACCTCAGATTCAGATAGCCTCATCTCCAGAACCAGAGTCCACATATGAAGAGGACCAAAGCGTGTCTAATCCAGAACCTGTGGACCTTAGCTTCAAAGGCTCACCCATCGGTCAGCTGTTTGACTTCCAGATCAGCAGCGAGGAGGCTTTGACGGCGGCGGCCCAATTCAAGAGCAGAGACATTGATGACATCCTCAAAGAAGTCATCGAGGAGGAACAAGCAAAAGCTGCAAGGGCCAGGAACTTGGCTCAGACCAAGTCTTATGACGATCCTGATGCTATTCTTGGG CTGGACCTGGACTACAACTACAGCCAACTGTCGGACATCGTTCAGCTGGACGGTGCTGCCGACAACTCTGACCTGGAGGACGACGACGGAGTCAAGCCGCTGGAGGAGAATGACTTCCTGGGCATGATCAACGCGGAGGCCATCAAGGCTCTGCAGGAAGGAGGCGGCAGCAGCGACGGTAACAGCAGCTCCTCCAGCAGCGACAGCGACGTGGCTGACGAGCTTGAACATGTAGAAGATGAG GATCCATTAAATTCGGGCGACGACGTGGTCGAACAAGACATTCCGGACCTCTTTGACACAGAAAACGTGATTGTTTGTCAGTATGACAAA ATACACCGCAGTAAGAACCGCTGGAAGTTCCATTTGAAGGATGGCGTGGTGTGTTATGGTGGCAGAGATTATGTCTTCTCTAAAGCGATCGGAGAAGCTGAATGGTAA